A single Ignavibacteriales bacterium DNA region contains:
- a CDS encoding fumarylacetoacetate hydrolase family protein, with amino-acid sequence MKFVSFESGDSYLTGLYIDGYIYPVQAMATSLEIVCPAKMEDLLLEWDRSLEVASHITEAVKSGKINSHLKIEDVKLLSPVPRPTSCRDGYAFRQHVMTARRNRGVEMIPEFDEYPVFYFTNHLAVFGPGEIVLEEDHFKSLDFELECAIVIGKEGKNITSSEADNYIAGFMVMNDLSARVLQMEEMKLNLGPAKGKDFATTFGPFMVTPDELADAASKGEYGNVYSLSMKAFHNGKQISEGNVNQMNWTFAELIERASYGVMLHPGDVIGSGTVGTGCYLELNGTAALEARKKGESYTPVWIKEGDSISLEIERLGVLTNTFKNAGTGYSILKKKKKVN; translated from the coding sequence ATGAAATTTGTATCTTTTGAATCAGGTGACAGCTATCTGACCGGGCTTTATATAGATGGTTATATCTATCCGGTTCAGGCAATGGCTACATCACTTGAAATTGTCTGTCCGGCAAAGATGGAAGATCTCCTTCTGGAGTGGGATCGTTCACTTGAGGTTGCCAGCCATATAACTGAAGCAGTAAAGAGCGGCAAGATTAACAGCCATCTCAAGATTGAGGACGTAAAACTGTTATCTCCTGTTCCCAGGCCCACTTCCTGCAGGGATGGGTATGCTTTCAGACAGCATGTGATGACAGCCCGGCGAAACAGGGGAGTAGAGATGATTCCGGAATTTGATGAGTATCCCGTTTTTTATTTTACCAATCATCTAGCTGTATTTGGCCCCGGGGAAATCGTGCTAGAAGAAGATCATTTCAAATCACTTGATTTCGAACTGGAATGTGCAATTGTCATCGGAAAAGAAGGTAAAAATATCACTTCATCGGAAGCTGATAATTATATAGCCGGATTTATGGTCATGAATGATCTTTCTGCCCGTGTTCTGCAGATGGAAGAAATGAAACTTAATCTGGGACCTGCAAAGGGTAAGGATTTCGCCACAACGTTTGGACCGTTTATGGTAACTCCTGATGAACTTGCCGATGCGGCATCCAAAGGTGAATATGGAAATGTATATTCACTGAGTATGAAAGCGTTCCATAATGGAAAACAAATTTCGGAGGGCAATGTTAATCAGATGAACTGGACTTTTGCGGAACTGATTGAACGGGCCTCTTATGGCGTAATGCTGCATCCCGGAGATGTGATCGGCTCTGGTACCGTAGGAACCGGTTGTTATCTTGAACTTAACGGTACAGCCGCGCTTGAAGCCAGGAAAAAAGGAGAGAGTTATACACCGGTCTGGATTAAAGAGGGAGATTCAATATCTCTGGAAATTGAAAGACTCGGAGTACTTACTAATACTTTTAAGAATGCTGGTACCGGATATTCTATTCTGAAAAAGAAAAAGAAGGTAAATTAG
- a CDS encoding aldose 1-epimerase yields MNFKIETLPFGDFESVKITSLISGDSLTVCNYGATVTSYTYITNQGGADILVPYHSPEQLIKGEAAVNWIMAPFSNRMREGTYSFNGRSYHLNDQSGKSHGMVRKMIFKVEEIGQTEEEVIIKYHTQISPEMFSAYPFHTGIAVTYRFRNKKLGLSIEGTNLGTDPLPFGCGWHPYFYSGGQLINSFRLYIPSEEVVVTDQQLVPLQSNHIKKISSDDILYFADPAPVRMIGDSVVNACYTNLKPGQNGLIESVLTDTINKTAFRIFQERGVFYAYTPESLRGEKRKSIALEPVEFITDAFNRDELKDQIVLLPGEKRSFEFGIIRGSL; encoded by the coding sequence TGATTTTGAAAGCGTAAAAATAACCTCGCTGATCAGCGGTGATAGTTTAACTGTGTGCAATTACGGTGCAACCGTAACTTCGTACACATATATTACTAATCAGGGAGGAGCAGATATACTTGTTCCATATCATTCTCCTGAACAGCTCATCAAGGGAGAAGCCGCTGTTAACTGGATAATGGCGCCATTCTCGAACAGAATGAGAGAAGGCACTTATTCATTTAACGGCAGAAGTTATCATCTGAATGATCAGTCCGGGAAAAGTCATGGTATGGTGAGAAAAATGATTTTTAAGGTTGAAGAAATAGGACAGACTGAGGAAGAAGTTATCATAAAATACCATACTCAAATTTCTCCTGAAATGTTTTCTGCTTATCCCTTTCATACTGGTATTGCAGTCACTTATCGCTTCAGAAATAAAAAACTTGGTCTTTCAATCGAAGGAACAAATCTTGGCACTGATCCTCTCCCCTTCGGCTGCGGCTGGCATCCTTATTTTTATTCAGGCGGGCAGTTAATAAACTCATTCCGGCTGTATATTCCCTCGGAAGAAGTAGTGGTTACTGATCAACAGCTTGTTCCGCTTCAGAGTAACCATATCAAGAAGATTTCCTCAGATGATATTTTGTATTTTGCCGATCCGGCTCCCGTAAGAATGATTGGAGACTCAGTGGTCAACGCCTGCTACACGAATCTTAAACCGGGCCAAAACGGTTTAATTGAGTCTGTGCTCACAGATACGATAAATAAAACTGCATTCAGAATTTTTCAGGAAAGAGGGGTTTTTTATGCATATACTCCAGAGAGTCTCAGGGGCGAGAAGAGAAAATCAATTGCACTGGAACCGGTAGAATTTATTACCGACGCATTCAACAGAGATGAACTTAAAGATCAGATTGTATTGCTGCCCGGGGAAAAACGTTCTTTTGAATTCGGAATTATCCGGGGATCGTTATGA
- the hisC gene encoding histidinol-phosphate transaminase translates to MVFVPEFIRNLSPYKAGKPIDELAREKGLTRIVKLASNENPLGPSPKALDAMKTVTGELHRYTDPSCYRLTHAVSAKYNQPADRVFAAAGSDAILQYIISTFSEPGDEVLTSEGTFIGWFVNVNKYDRKSVTVPQREYRYDLKTMADAITSQTKIIYLANPNNPTGTIFTKNEFEYFLAKVPDDILIIYDEAYTVYSEHNPEYPRGLDYKLNNLIVLRTFSKAYGLAGLRIGIAFGHPSVIRELYKVKLPFEPNLLAQEAAIASLGDDEFIQKTVELNRRSLRILEETADQLGINRTESAANFFMLLFDDTETAFEFHEECLASGLILRPLGSFGFPNAVRINSGTDEETAFAADVLKRVYKKVIADKISV, encoded by the coding sequence ATGGTTTTCGTTCCGGAATTCATCAGGAATCTGAGCCCCTACAAAGCAGGCAAACCCATTGATGAACTTGCGCGTGAGAAGGGACTCACGCGCATTGTTAAACTTGCGTCAAATGAAAACCCGCTTGGCCCTTCTCCCAAAGCGCTTGATGCTATGAAGACAGTCACAGGCGAACTTCACAGATATACTGATCCTTCCTGTTACCGGCTTACTCATGCAGTATCTGCGAAATATAATCAGCCGGCAGACAGGGTATTCGCTGCGGCTGGCTCTGATGCCATTCTACAATATATCATAAGCACATTTTCTGAACCTGGTGATGAAGTCTTGACTTCGGAAGGAACTTTTATTGGCTGGTTTGTAAACGTGAATAAATATGACAGAAAATCAGTTACCGTTCCCCAGAGGGAGTACAGGTATGATCTGAAGACGATGGCTGATGCAATTACCAGTCAGACAAAAATTATATATCTGGCCAATCCGAATAATCCGACTGGTACGATTTTTACGAAAAACGAGTTCGAGTATTTTCTTGCAAAAGTACCGGATGATATACTCATCATCTATGATGAGGCCTATACTGTCTATTCTGAGCATAACCCTGAATATCCGCGAGGACTGGATTATAAACTGAATAATCTGATTGTGCTCAGGACATTTTCTAAAGCTTATGGACTTGCGGGGCTGAGGATTGGAATCGCTTTTGGTCATCCCTCGGTTATTCGCGAACTGTATAAAGTTAAACTTCCGTTTGAACCTAATCTGCTGGCGCAGGAAGCAGCAATTGCGTCCTTAGGTGATGACGAGTTTATTCAAAAAACTGTTGAGCTGAACCGCCGTTCCCTCCGGATTCTTGAAGAAACTGCCGATCAGCTTGGAATAAACAGAACTGAATCCGCAGCTAATTTTTTCATGCTTCTTTTTGATGATACCGAAACGGCTTTTGAATTTCATGAAGAATGCCTGGCCAGCGGACTCATCCTCAGACCACTTGGCTCATTCGGTTTCCCAAATGCAGTCAGGATAAATTCCGGAACGGATGAAGAAACTGCTTTTGCGGCGGATGTACTTAAAAGGGTTTATAAGAAAGTGATTGCTGATAAAATCAGCGTTTAA
- a CDS encoding homogentisate 1,2-dioxygenase — MPYYVRLGKVPPKRHITFYKEDGKSLYREELFGTKGFSGIYSNKYHLYMPPQVEEIKEIFPDKSPDWNDAPLQYYHFKTGKKHTGGNYITSRQEYLRNNNCVISTAKVTEDTDLFFRNSHMHEMIFVHHGSGHFLSEYGDLPFTQWDYIIVPKGTTYQMKFDSLSDVRLLITESSTPYDIPRHFRNEYGQLTEEAPYYERDFKPPVSLEPVDQIGSFNLILKLRGRYFEYTVPHHPFDVVGWDGFLYPYTFNIKEYAPKVGKIHLPPPVHLVFTTEHFVVCNFVPRLFDFHPQAIPAPYFHSNVDSDEVLYYVHGDFMSRSGVEEGSVTLHPMGIPHGPQPGRTEASIGKKEAEEYAVMIDTFEPLNLTLNVKATKVADYEHSWLEH, encoded by the coding sequence ATGCCATATTACGTGAGATTAGGTAAGGTTCCCCCGAAGCGCCATATCACCTTTTATAAGGAAGACGGTAAATCCCTTTATCGTGAAGAATTGTTCGGTACAAAGGGTTTTTCTGGTATTTATTCAAATAAATACCATTTATATATGCCTCCGCAGGTTGAAGAAATAAAAGAAATATTCCCCGATAAATCACCTGACTGGAATGATGCTCCATTGCAGTATTATCATTTCAAAACAGGCAAGAAACACACAGGAGGTAATTATATCACTTCCAGACAGGAATATCTCCGCAATAACAATTGTGTTATCTCTACCGCAAAGGTAACTGAGGATACAGATTTGTTCTTTAGAAACAGCCACATGCACGAGATGATATTTGTCCATCACGGAAGCGGTCATTTCCTTTCAGAGTATGGTGATCTGCCCTTCACTCAATGGGATTATATCATTGTTCCCAAGGGAACAACGTATCAGATGAAGTTTGACAGCCTGTCAGATGTGCGTCTGCTTATAACGGAATCATCAACTCCTTATGATATACCCCGCCATTTCAGAAATGAATACGGCCAGTTGACAGAAGAAGCGCCCTATTATGAACGGGATTTCAAACCTCCGGTATCGCTTGAACCGGTTGACCAGATCGGGTCGTTTAACCTGATTCTTAAACTGCGCGGCAGATATTTTGAATATACTGTTCCTCATCATCCGTTTGATGTTGTCGGGTGGGATGGATTCCTTTATCCCTACACCTTTAATATAAAAGAGTATGCCCCTAAGGTAGGTAAAATACACTTGCCTCCTCCGGTACATCTGGTATTTACTACGGAGCATTTTGTGGTCTGTAACTTTGTACCGCGGTTGTTTGATTTCCATCCGCAGGCTATTCCTGCCCCGTATTTCCACAGCAATGTTGACAGTGACGAAGTACTGTATTATGTGCATGGAGACTTCATGAGCCGTTCAGGCGTTGAAGAAGGCTCTGTTACGCTTCATCCGATGGGAATTCCCCATGGTCCTCAGCCCGGAAGAACGGAAGCTTCTATTGGCAAGAAAGAAGCAGAAGAGTATGCCGTCATGATTGATACCTTTGAGCCCCTTAATCTGACGTTGAATGTTAAGGCGACAAAGGTTGCTGATTACGAACATTCCTGGCTGGAGCACTGA
- a CDS encoding amidinotransferase: MYPTSKIIMVRPANFGFNPETAGSNAFQKNNTGLAEQSGSLAQAEFDAAIAKLRSAGVDIHVFEDTAIPVKPDAVFPNNWISLHENGTIILYPMLSEKRRLERREDIVKELTANYAVLQVYDFSASESEGKFLEGTGSIVFDHLHKFAYAALSPRTHLDLFQNLCSVIGYKPVAFHAADHNGNEIYHTNVLMCIGSGFAVICTDSLTDKSERDNVIRLLQETDHEVVAISFEQMNSFAGNMILLKNNAGEQLLVMSESAYNSLFEEQKTILSKYARLLPLSIPTIETLGGGSARCMIAENFLPEKVR, encoded by the coding sequence ATGTATCCGACATCAAAAATAATCATGGTTCGTCCGGCAAATTTTGGTTTTAACCCTGAGACTGCCGGCTCTAATGCTTTTCAGAAAAATAATACAGGACTTGCGGAACAGTCCGGAAGTTTAGCACAGGCAGAATTTGATGCTGCAATAGCAAAACTGCGCAGTGCCGGAGTGGATATTCATGTTTTTGAAGATACCGCGATTCCGGTTAAACCGGATGCAGTATTTCCTAATAACTGGATCAGTCTGCATGAAAACGGGACGATAATTCTTTACCCGATGCTTTCTGAGAAACGTCGTCTTGAGAGAAGAGAAGATATCGTAAAAGAGCTTACTGCAAATTATGCTGTCCTGCAGGTTTATGATTTTTCGGCTTCAGAATCAGAGGGAAAGTTTTTAGAAGGGACGGGAAGTATTGTATTTGATCATCTCCATAAGTTTGCCTATGCCGCTCTTTCTCCCCGGACGCATCTTGACCTATTCCAAAACCTGTGCTCTGTAATCGGATACAAACCTGTCGCGTTTCATGCAGCTGATCATAATGGAAATGAGATATATCATACCAATGTTCTGATGTGTATCGGTTCAGGATTTGCCGTGATTTGTACTGACTCATTAACCGATAAAAGCGAAAGGGATAATGTCATACGGCTGCTTCAGGAAACAGACCATGAAGTGGTAGCAATCAGCTTTGAACAGATGAATTCATTTGCTGGGAATATGATTTTGCTAAAAAACAATGCCGGGGAGCAATTGCTGGTTATGTCGGAATCTGCTTATAACTCACTTTTTGAAGAGCAGAAGACTATACTTTCTAAATATGCACGGCTGCTGCCGTTAAGCATACCAACGATAGAAACGCTTGGAGGGGGAAGTGCACGCTGCATGATCGCCGAGAATTTTTTACCGGAAAAAGTCCGCTAA